A stretch of [Clostridium] scindens DNA encodes these proteins:
- a CDS encoding lysozyme family protein: protein MKDIKEKVRNDSPKIRNPASRLPKELVRSAMLGAKEKSSIMADKIGRETGEESTVEYAGNRIQRVEQRAGRESASAAYRGGKKLAVKHYEKLKEQKQKQREAATTPLGGGNARGGTSTQAGQTMAKKGRTEATRSIKVKPEAGKTIKEAGNRTVKTAPRMVKASPVSSQKVKTQAVLQKKQALKSMKAVREAKRAAMHSVQTAKQSAKTAKATGRGLKAMAEAATHAVKAAFTALMAGGGAVFVVLILIVGIIGGAAFLGNSQSSEALSAEVLAHTPVIQKYASEFGIPEYVSAIQAIMMQESGGRGTDPMQASECPYNTQYPNTPGAIQDADYSIKVGIQYYADCVREAGCESPQDMEKLKLSWQGYNYGNGYISWALEKFGGYSEANALQFSQKQAAVHGWSGYGDPEYVPHVMRYYSGGGWFTGLFGNGQFVTIAKSQLGNEGGEKFWSWYGFDSREEWCACFVSWCADQAGLIQNGAVPKFSLCTAGVDWFQAQGKWQGAGSVPSPGMIIFFDWDYDGCSDHVGIVESCDGTTVHTIEGNSGDAVRQNSYTVNSQSILGYGLVAY, encoded by the coding sequence TTGAAAGATATCAAAGAAAAAGTGCGGAATGACAGTCCAAAGATCCGCAATCCTGCCTCCCGGCTTCCAAAGGAACTGGTACGTTCTGCCATGCTAGGAGCGAAAGAGAAGTCCAGCATCATGGCAGATAAAATCGGAAGAGAAACGGGAGAGGAATCCACGGTGGAATATGCCGGAAACCGCATCCAGCGTGTGGAACAGCGGGCTGGAAGGGAAAGTGCTTCGGCAGCCTATCGTGGCGGTAAGAAGCTGGCAGTGAAACACTATGAGAAGTTAAAGGAGCAGAAACAAAAGCAGAGAGAAGCCGCGACAACCCCGTTGGGAGGGGGAAATGCAAGAGGTGGCACATCTACCCAGGCAGGGCAGACAATGGCGAAGAAAGGGCGAACAGAAGCCACAAGAAGCATTAAGGTCAAGCCAGAAGCAGGGAAAACGATCAAGGAAGCTGGAAATCGGACGGTAAAAACAGCGCCCCGTATGGTGAAAGCCTCTCCGGTTTCTTCCCAGAAAGTGAAAACCCAGGCAGTCTTACAGAAGAAACAAGCACTCAAATCCATGAAAGCAGTCAGGGAAGCGAAACGGGCTGCCATGCACTCTGTTCAGACTGCCAAGCAAAGTGCAAAGACTGCAAAGGCAACCGGAAGAGGATTGAAAGCCATGGCAGAAGCCGCTACTCATGCAGTGAAAGCTGCATTTACAGCGCTGATGGCAGGTGGAGGCGCAGTGTTTGTTGTTCTGATTCTGATTGTGGGGATTATTGGGGGTGCAGCCTTTTTGGGAAATTCCCAGAGTAGTGAGGCTTTAAGCGCAGAAGTACTGGCGCATACACCTGTCATTCAAAAGTATGCCAGCGAGTTTGGTATCCCGGAATATGTTTCTGCCATCCAAGCCATTATGATGCAGGAAAGCGGCGGCAGGGGAACGGATCCCATGCAGGCCAGTGAGTGTCCTTATAACACCCAGTATCCCAATACTCCCGGTGCGATTCAGGATGCAGACTATTCCATCAAAGTGGGGATACAGTATTATGCGGATTGTGTCCGGGAAGCCGGATGTGAAAGTCCTCAGGATATGGAGAAACTGAAACTTAGTTGGCAAGGCTATAATTACGGGAATGGGTATATCTCGTGGGCATTGGAAAAGTTTGGCGGTTATAGTGAAGCCAATGCATTACAGTTTTCCCAGAAACAGGCAGCCGTCCATGGCTGGTCTGGGTATGGGGATCCGGAGTATGTGCCTCATGTGATGCGGTATTATTCCGGCGGAGGTTGGTTTACCGGACTCTTTGGAAACGGACAGTTTGTCACCATTGCAAAAAGCCAGCTTGGAAATGAAGGCGGAGAGAAGTTCTGGTCATGGTATGGATTTGACAGTCGGGAAGAATGGTGTGCCTGTTTTGTCAGCTGGTGTGCGGATCAGGCGGGGCTCATTCAAAACGGAGCTGTGCCAAAGTTTTCCCTTTGTACGGCAGGCGTGGACTGGTTTCAGGCACAGGGGAAATGGCAGGGGGCAGGAAGTGTCCCAAGTCCCGGCATGATTATTTTTTTTGATTGGGATTATGACGGATGCAGTGACCATGTGGGAATCGTGGAAAGCTGCGATGGAACTACGGTACATACGATTGAAGGAAACAGCGGAGATGCAGTAAGGCAGAATAGCTATACGGTGAATTCCCAGTCGATTCTGGGGTATGGGCTGGTAGCTTATTAA
- a CDS encoding MmcQ/YjbR family DNA-binding protein, which translates to MKREEIFEYVKNQYGTVPEYLWETSPKSAVLRHKNGKWYAVLMQVEKSRLGLEEESMVDIINVKCEPDMVGLLTQTYGFLSGYHMNKKYWITMLLDGRVSEAKILDFLDLSYDLIDQKKD; encoded by the coding sequence TTGAAACGGGAAGAAATTTTTGAATATGTAAAAAACCAATATGGAACAGTTCCAGAGTATCTCTGGGAAACATCACCGAAAAGTGCAGTGCTTCGGCATAAAAATGGAAAGTGGTATGCAGTGCTGATGCAGGTTGAAAAATCTAGGTTGGGATTAGAAGAAGAGAGCATGGTAGATATCATCAATGTGAAGTGCGAACCGGATATGGTTGGACTTCTGACACAGACTTATGGTTTTCTTTCGGGATATCATATGAATAAAAAGTACTGGATTACAATGTTGTTGGATGGAAGGGTGAGCGAAGCAAAGATATTGGATTTTTTGGATCTGAGTTATGATTTGATAGATCAGAAGAAAGATTGA